Part of the Acidobacteriota bacterium genome is shown below.
TTCTGCTGGTTCCTTTATGAACTCGAGGGTGGTGATGGCGGATACGATATCAAAGGAAGAGGAAGCAAAGGGAAGCATCACCGCATCTCCAAGAATGTAGGGCAAGCGCTCGTTTTTCCTTGCCTCTGAAAGCATAGCAAAGGATATGTCAAGCCCAACCACATCATAGCCTAAGGAAGAAAAAAAACGGGTGAAATAGCCCGTACCACAGCCTACCTCGAGGAGGCGTCCCTCACGGTTTCCAGGAAGAAGTGATGAGAGAAGAGCTTTTTCCTGCTCGGCGATGATCCTCCCCCTCGGCGTACGGTACCACTTCTCATATCCCTTAGCTATCTCAGGAGAATGCCACCATTCCCTTTCCATACCTCCTCCTCTTTTCCATTATAACCTCTTCGTCAACTCGGTTTTTCATCTTATTGACAAACGGAGGATAAATGATAGGATAAGATGAAAAAATTTTTATACAGGAGAGAGGGAGATGAAAAAAGAGGTGCTGAAGATAGACGGGGAAAACCTTACCCTCAATGAGGTGATCGCGGTAGCAAGAAAGGGAAAGAAGGTCGCCATAGCGGAAGAGGCAAAGAAGAGGATGGAGAAGACGAGAAGATGGGTGGAGAAGGTGGTAGCAGATGGAGAGCCGGTGGTCTACGCGATAAACACTGGCTTCGGTTCCTTAGCAGGAAGGAGGGTGCTCAGGGACCCCGCACTTATCAAGAGGCTCCAGCGAAACCTGATCTTAAGCCACTCCGCCGGTGTCGGTGACCCCTTTCCTCTTGAAGTAGTGCGGGCAGCGATACTCCTTCGGGCAAACACCTTAGCCAAGGGAAATTCCGGGATAAGAAGCGAGGTAGTGGAAAACCTCCTCTCGCTTTTAAACAACGATGTCATACCCAAGGTGCCGATGAAGGGATCGGTGGGGGCAAGTGGGGATCTCGCTCCCCTCGCCCATATCGTCCTCGTCATCTCGATGGACCCGGAGATGGAACCGGAAGAAGAAGAAAGGATCCTAAAGGAGCTCAGAAGCGGGAACGAGAAAGCAAGGGAAAAGCTCATCTCCTTAAGTGGTGAGGCGTTCGTAAAGGATGGTGAGGGGTATAAACTGATAAGCGGTATCGAGGCGATGGCAAAGGCAGGGATTCCGCGGGTGAAGCTCGAAGCGAAGGAGGGATTAGCCCTCACCAATGGCGCCCAGTTCATCACCGCAATGGGGGCGCTTGCGGTTTACGATGCCATCATCCTCGCCAAATCAGCGGACATAATCGCTTCCCTCTCCCTTGAGGCTATGCTTGGTCTCGAAGCGGCATTCTCCCCCCATCTTCACCGGGCAAGGAGACATCCTGGCTCGATAGCAACTGCGGAAAATATAAGAAGGCTCGTTTCCGGAAGCAACCTGGTGAGGCATATCAAGGAGATAGAGAACTCACGGAACACGATGGAGGAGTTCAGCAAGGTTCAGGACCCATACTCTCTAAGGTGTGTTCCTCAAATCCATGGGGCGAGTAAAGAGGCAGTGCTTTTCGCTAAAAAGAGGATAGAACAAGAGATGAACTCGGCAACCGACAACCCCCTGATTTTCCTCGAGACCGAGGGAAGGAACAAGGCGTTTTCCGGAGGCAACTTCCACGGAGAGCCAGTGGGGATGCCCCTCGACTTCCTCGGTATCGCTCTCGCCAAACTGGGGAACATCGCCGAGCGAAGGGTCTTCCGCCTTACCGATAAGACGCTTAATTATGGCCTTCCCTCCTACCTCATCGATGTTCCCGGTGAAGAGGGGATCCACAATGGTCTGATGATCGCTCAATACACCGCTGCCTCCCTCGTCTCCGAGAATAAGGTCCTCGCCCATCCCTCTTCGGTCGATTCCATACCCACCTCAGAGAGTATGGAGGATGTAGTCAGTATGGGGACATTTGCCGCGAGAAAGGCACTCGAGATAGTGGAAAATACGGCATATATCCTGGCGATCGAGGCATTAGCCTCCTCTCAGGCGATCTATCTCCGGCTAAAGAAGGAAAAGGGCAAATTGGGAAAAGGCACCGGACGAGCTTATGAGTTGATAAGGGAAGTCATCCCCCCACTTACCTCTGACCGCCTCCTTTATCCCGATATAGAAGCCTCATACGAGCTCATAAAGAGCGGAAGATTGGTCGAGGCGGTTGAGGAGGCGGTAGGCGAATTACTACTTGAGGCAAGGGGTTGACAAGGATGGTCTTCCTTGATAGGATTGGGGCGATTTTCAGAAAGATTCTTCGCTACTTATGAGGATATGATGATGAGTTCCTTCAAGTTTCCTCCGCCGATATATCACTTCCCCAAAAAGCATCACTTCTACCGCTTCTACCATTGACGCATCATAATTACGATCGTCCGAATGAGGTATCTCAAACTCAAAATCCAGCCAAGGAGAAGACAATGACGAGAAAAAAACAAACTGAGCCCCTTCTTCCCCGGGGGATGCGTGATTTCCTCCCCGAGGAGATGATGCGGAGGAGGAAGGTAATCGAAACGATAAGAGAAATATTCGAACGCTATGGCTACGAACCACTTGAGACTCCGGCGCTCGAGAGGATAGAGGTCCTTGCCGGGAAATACGGCGAGGAGGGGGAAAAGCTGATGTTCAGGGTATTGAAAAGGGGAAGTGGTATCGAAAAACTGGGAAAGGAGATAGAGGAATTAAGGATAACCAACAAGCGAGAGATCATCGATCTCGCCCTTCGCTACGACCTCACTGTTCCCCTTGCCCGGGTGGTTGCCCTCAACCAGGGAAAGATCGCCCTCCCCTTCAAGCGCTATCAAATACAGCCGGTATGGCGGGCAGAAAGACCACAACGGGGAAGATACCGTGAATTCTATCAGTGCGATGTGGATACGGTGGGAAGCCCATCGATGATGGCTGATGCCGAGATTATCACCATCATCAATGAGATCCTCACCAAACTTGGCTTTTCCCGATTCCGCATCCGGATAAATAATAGAAAGGTATTAAACGGCATTGCAGAGAAAGCAGGGGTCCCGGAGGAAAAAGCGATCGACCTCTTCATCGGGATAGATAAGCTGGAAAAGATCGGGCTTTCCGGGGTGGAGGAGGAACTTAAAAACCGGGGTATAGCAAGGGAAGCGATCGCTAAGATCATCCCCATCCTTGAGGTAAAGGGTGATTTTAAAACCGTGCTTTCCGAGGCGGAAAAGCTCCTTTATGGGTCCAAGATAGGGGAGGAGGGGCTTTCCGAACTCGCCGAACTTTTCAACTACGCCACCTCGTTTGGGGTTCCGCCGGGAAACCTCATCCTCGACCTTTCCCTCGCCCGGGGCCTCGATTACTATACCGGTCCCATCTACGAGTCGGTGGTGGATGAACCGAGGATAGGAAGCCTCACCGGAGGCGGAAGGTACGATAACCTGATCGGAATGTTCCTCGGAAGGGACATCCCCGCCACGGGAACGAGCATCGGGATCGAGCGGATAATCGATGCGCTGACCGAGCTCAAGATGCTTCCAGCAGAAAAAACGCTCTCCGAGGTCCTTGTCACCGTGTTCGATAAGGAAAGCTTCCCCGAATCGGCTAAGGTAGCCCGCGAGCTCCGTGATGCCGGGATCAACACCACCATCTACTTCGAACCCGGGGATAAGCTCTCCTCTCAGCTCAAGTACGCCGATAAGCGAGGGATACCCTTAGCAATAATCGTGGGACCGGATGAGATAAAAGAAGGGGTAGTGGCGGTTAAGGACCTCGGTTCTGGAAAACAGGAGAAGGTAGAAAGGAGAAAGCTCATCTCCCTCATCAAGGAAAGAATTAAAGAGGAGGGTCATTGAACTAAACCTTACAATAAATCCTTTTCTATTGGAAACCGTAGCTGAAGGATACCTATATGTATCCAAGAAAAGGATTAGGAAATAAACTATACATCATTTTGGTCTCAGTTCTCCTTTTATATTGTTTTACCCTTAATGGGAGGCTAACCGATAAAGGTGATGATGCAGGCTACATAATCTTAGCCAAATCACTGGCATTGGGTGAGGGATATCGGCTTATCAGCCATCCTGCCCAACCTCCAGAAACCCGATACCCTCCGCTTTTCCCTTTTTTATTGATGCCTTTAGTGCGATCCTTCCCTCAAAATTACCTTATCTTAAAACTCATCCCCTTGCTCTTTTCTCTCGCCACAATCCTGGTCTTCGCCTTCTTAGTGAAAATTCTCTTGCCTCAAAAAGGGAGTGGGATGTTTTTGGTAATCATCGTAGCCATCAGCCCTATAATCGTCGATTACTCCACCCAGTTATTAACAGAGCCGGTGTATGCCTTTTTCTCCTTACTCACCCTCTACCTCTCCCTTTATCTTGATATCAAAGGGGATAACAAACTCTTGATAGCCTTAGCCTTGACTGCAGTAAGTGCCTACTACTGCCGTTATATCGGTATCAGTTTGATTATAGCAATAATATTACTCTATTTAATCCGAAGGAGATATAGGGTATTCCTTTTTCTGTCGTTCCTTATGGTCATCGCCATTCTGCCCTGGATGATAAGAAATAACCTATTGGGAGGAGGTGGCTATGTAGCCTCCTTTCTCCTGATTAATCCCTATGATATCGACGCAGGCACAATAACTTTTATAGGATTTATCAAGAGGCTCCTTATGAACGGGATCCGGTATGGAGGCAAGGTTATCCCAGATCTCATATTCTTTCCCTGGTTAGGAAAGGTCGGTTCTTATAATCCCCTAAAGATTGCCCTCGGTTTAGCTGTTTCCGCCCTTATTTTGCTCGGGTTTTACCGTAATATAAGAACTAAAATAAATCTGTTAAATATCTATACTTTAATTTATTTTTTAATCTGCTTGATCTGGCCCTGGTATGACACCAGATTTCTCGTACCTCTCCTACCCCTTATTCTTCTATTCTTAATCCAAGGGACAAATGAGCTGGCAACATTTCTATCGAGAAAAAAGAGTTTTGGTGAGTCATCCTATAGGAACATCCTTCAAAAAGGGTTGAGAATAGGGGTGATTTTATTCCTCTTATTAGGCTCTGGATGGGTTATATACGAACATCACTGGGGAAGAGGGAGCCCCGAATGGCGGGATTATCACCAGGCTTGCCTCTGGCTACGGAACAATACACCAGAAGAAAGCATAATCCTTTGTCGAAAACCAAGATACACCTATCTTATCTCAGGAAGAAAGGCGATATGTTATCCTTATACTTCGGACGATGAGTATATGATCGAGTTTTTAAAGAAATATCAGCCAGATTACATAATCTTCGATCGTTTGAAAGGAGCAATTGATACCTCTACCCGCTACCTCAAACCCTTCCTTCTTCTCCATCAAGATATATTCATCCCCTTTCACCAAGTTGGCAGTTCCGGCACTTATATTTACAAACGGATTGGTGAACTAAAGGAGAATCGTTGAAATAATTCTTTAATGGACATACCCTAAAGCTTTTAACCGCTCTTTTAAAGCCTTGTTTATCTCTATCGGCTTTCCCTTTCTTCCCTTTAACAGTATTTTGGCTATTTTCTTATTGTTGTCGATGATGGTCTTGACCATTGATCTA
Proteins encoded:
- a CDS encoding class I SAM-dependent methyltransferase — protein: MEREWWHSPEIAKGYEKWYRTPRGRIIAEQEKALLSSLLPGNREGRLLEVGCGTGYFTRFFSSLGYDVVGLDISFAMLSEARKNERLPYILGDAVMLPFASSSFDIVSAITTLEFIKEPAETIGEMFRVGRGMIILGVLNSLSPTGMRRRIELLLGRENPYRYARFYSPFNLRRLVLKVAEERGIRIKEILYQTTVFPGKRSLSPLFLPVGAFIGLVASFEK
- a CDS encoding histidine ammonia-lyase, translating into MKKEVLKIDGENLTLNEVIAVARKGKKVAIAEEAKKRMEKTRRWVEKVVADGEPVVYAINTGFGSLAGRRVLRDPALIKRLQRNLILSHSAGVGDPFPLEVVRAAILLRANTLAKGNSGIRSEVVENLLSLLNNDVIPKVPMKGSVGASGDLAPLAHIVLVISMDPEMEPEEEERILKELRSGNEKAREKLISLSGEAFVKDGEGYKLISGIEAMAKAGIPRVKLEAKEGLALTNGAQFITAMGALAVYDAIILAKSADIIASLSLEAMLGLEAAFSPHLHRARRHPGSIATAENIRRLVSGSNLVRHIKEIENSRNTMEEFSKVQDPYSLRCVPQIHGASKEAVLFAKKRIEQEMNSATDNPLIFLETEGRNKAFSGGNFHGEPVGMPLDFLGIALAKLGNIAERRVFRLTDKTLNYGLPSYLIDVPGEEGIHNGLMIAQYTAASLVSENKVLAHPSSVDSIPTSESMEDVVSMGTFAARKALEIVENTAYILAIEALASSQAIYLRLKKEKGKLGKGTGRAYELIREVIPPLTSDRLLYPDIEASYELIKSGRLVEAVEEAVGELLLEARG
- the hisS gene encoding histidine--tRNA ligase, whose translation is MTRKKQTEPLLPRGMRDFLPEEMMRRRKVIETIREIFERYGYEPLETPALERIEVLAGKYGEEGEKLMFRVLKRGSGIEKLGKEIEELRITNKREIIDLALRYDLTVPLARVVALNQGKIALPFKRYQIQPVWRAERPQRGRYREFYQCDVDTVGSPSMMADAEIITIINEILTKLGFSRFRIRINNRKVLNGIAEKAGVPEEKAIDLFIGIDKLEKIGLSGVEEELKNRGIAREAIAKIIPILEVKGDFKTVLSEAEKLLYGSKIGEEGLSELAELFNYATSFGVPPGNLILDLSLARGLDYYTGPIYESVVDEPRIGSLTGGGRYDNLIGMFLGRDIPATGTSIGIERIIDALTELKMLPAEKTLSEVLVTVFDKESFPESAKVARELRDAGINTTIYFEPGDKLSSQLKYADKRGIPLAIIVGPDEIKEGVVAVKDLGSGKQEKVERRKLISLIKERIKEEGH
- a CDS encoding glycosyltransferase family 39 protein; amino-acid sequence: MYPRKGLGNKLYIILVSVLLLYCFTLNGRLTDKGDDAGYIILAKSLALGEGYRLISHPAQPPETRYPPLFPFLLMPLVRSFPQNYLILKLIPLLFSLATILVFAFLVKILLPQKGSGMFLVIIVAISPIIVDYSTQLLTEPVYAFFSLLTLYLSLYLDIKGDNKLLIALALTAVSAYYCRYIGISLIIAIILLYLIRRRYRVFLFLSFLMVIAILPWMIRNNLLGGGGYVASFLLINPYDIDAGTITFIGFIKRLLMNGIRYGGKVIPDLIFFPWLGKVGSYNPLKIALGLAVSALILLGFYRNIRTKINLLNIYTLIYFLICLIWPWYDTRFLVPLLPLILLFLIQGTNELATFLSRKKSFGESSYRNILQKGLRIGVILFLLLGSGWVIYEHHWGRGSPEWRDYHQACLWLRNNTPEESIILCRKPRYTYLISGRKAICYPYTSDDEYMIEFLKKYQPDYIIFDRLKGAIDTSTRYLKPFLLLHQDIFIPFHQVGSSGTYIYKRIGELKENR